In Paralcaligenes sp. KSB-10, the following are encoded in one genomic region:
- a CDS encoding amino acid ABC transporter permease, which produces MSYEFDFQSVLAYWPMFLSGAWTTLQMSFWATLVGFVLGVLCAVARTGGPLWLRKVVGAYVEVIRNTPLLIQSYFLIFGMSNIGIRMPIMAGAILALVINIGAYTCEIVRAGIESIHKGQLEAAECLGLSPAQVYWHIILRPAVERVYPALTSQYVLLMLVTSILSAVGANELFGVSNQVQANTFRNFEVFIVLWVVYLALSVLVRAVFWLVAQCVFVRRRKLGTSL; this is translated from the coding sequence ATGAGTTACGAGTTTGATTTTCAAAGTGTGCTGGCTTATTGGCCCATGTTTCTGAGTGGCGCGTGGACTACTTTGCAGATGTCGTTCTGGGCAACGCTGGTGGGGTTCGTGCTGGGAGTCTTGTGTGCCGTCGCACGCACCGGCGGCCCGTTGTGGCTGCGCAAGGTCGTTGGGGCGTATGTTGAAGTCATACGCAACACGCCTTTGCTGATCCAGAGTTATTTCCTGATATTCGGCATGTCCAATATCGGCATCAGAATGCCGATCATGGCGGGCGCGATCCTGGCCCTGGTGATCAATATCGGTGCGTACACCTGCGAAATCGTTCGCGCCGGAATCGAGTCCATACACAAGGGGCAGCTCGAGGCTGCCGAATGCCTGGGCCTGTCGCCCGCCCAGGTGTATTGGCATATTATTTTGCGCCCCGCAGTCGAACGGGTCTATCCGGCGCTGACCAGCCAGTATGTCCTGCTGATGCTGGTAACCAGTATCTTGTCGGCAGTGGGCGCCAACGAGCTGTTCGGGGTTTCCAATCAGGTGCAGGCCAATACCTTTCGGAATTTCGAGGTATTCATTGTGCTGTGGGTGGTTTATCTGGCCCTGTCGGTGCTGGTGCGCGCGGTATTTTGGCTTGTTGCGCAGTGCGTATTCGTGCGTCGCCGCAAGCTCGGCACTTCCTTGTAA
- a CDS encoding amino acid ABC transporter permease, protein MNPQQFDYLLQGAWGTVVLSCLTFVFAGLLGLLVALSRISPVRAVRGAASLYIQSIQGTPLLVLMGVCFYGPNLLGMTSVPALFAATLALTIQSSAYFGEIWRGCLQSVAKNQWEAAECLGLSRLQRMVKVILPQAMRIATPPTVGFMVQIVKNTSIASLVIGYAELSYNAKILNNSTFEPFLYFGCAAVLYFVICYPLSRWSRKLERRLNVAHS, encoded by the coding sequence ATGAATCCGCAACAGTTCGACTATTTGCTGCAAGGTGCGTGGGGGACGGTGGTGCTGTCCTGCCTGACTTTTGTCTTTGCGGGCTTGCTGGGCCTGCTGGTGGCGCTGTCGCGCATATCACCCGTGAGGGCGGTGCGCGGCGCCGCCTCGTTGTATATTCAGTCGATACAAGGCACTCCTTTGCTGGTTCTGATGGGCGTGTGTTTTTACGGCCCGAATCTGTTGGGCATGACAAGCGTGCCCGCCTTGTTTGCCGCCACGCTGGCGCTCACCATTCAATCCAGCGCCTATTTCGGCGAGATCTGGCGCGGCTGCCTTCAATCGGTTGCCAAGAATCAGTGGGAGGCCGCCGAATGCCTGGGCCTGAGCCGCCTGCAGCGCATGGTCAAGGTCATTTTGCCGCAGGCCATGCGCATTGCGACCCCGCCCACCGTGGGTTTCATGGTGCAGATCGTGAAGAACACCTCTATTGCATCGTTGGTCATCGGCTATGCCGAGCTGTCCTACAACGCCAAGATTCTGAACAATTCGACGTTCGAGCCATTTCTTTATTTTGGCTGCGCCGCCGTTTTGTATTTTGTTATTTGTTACCCCCTGTCTCGCTGGAGCCGGAAACTGGAAAGGAGGCTGAATGTCGCCCATAGTTGA